ATTTACAAAGCAACTCCATCATACTGAAAATCAAGAATTGGCTCATTTGGGTCCTTTTCTCACTCCCAAGATTGTTGAATCTGTACTTCAAAGCTTCAAGAACTGGAAAATAGCTCTTGAATTTTTCAAATGGGCTTCTAATTTAAGTGGGTATAAGCACAATGCTTATACTTTTAATTCCATGGCTTCTATTCTATCAGGTGTTCGACAAAATGCCCAGCTGAAAGTTCTTGCGTCTGAGTTGGTGAATTCGGGTTGTTATATGAGTTCTGGGGCAATGGGGTTTTTTATTAGGTGTTTAGGGAAGGTGGGGTTGGTTGAAGAAGCAGTTTTGGTGTTTGATAAGTTTAAGGTGTCGGGTCTTTGTGTTGCAAATAGTTATAGTTATAATTGTTTGTTAGAAGTTATGGCGAAGTCGTGTGAGGATGAGTTAATGGAAATGAGGTTGAAGGAGATGAATGATAGGGGATGGCAGCCGGACAAGTTTACTTTGACTGCGGTTTTGCAGTGTTATTGTAATGCCAAGAAGTTTGATAAAGCTTTGGAAGTTTATAATGTGATTAGTAAATCGGGTTGGCTTGATTCGCGTGTGCTTTCGATTTTAGTGGTCTCGTTTAGTAAATGGGGGAAAATTGATGAGGCGGTTGAGACAATTGAAAAGATGGAACAGGTCGATGTAAGACTTAATGAGAAGACATTTTATGTTTTAATACATGGGTTTGTAAAGGAGGGTAAAACAGATAAAGCTCTTCAGCTGTTTGATAAAATGTTGAATTTAGGAATTTTGCCGGAGTTTTCATTGTATGATGTTCTAGTTGGAGGGCTTTGTAAGAATAAAGAGTTTGAGAAAGTGTTGCATCTGTGCAGACAGATGAATGAATTAGGTATTAGTCCTGATGTTCAGTTACTCACAAAACTTCTATCTTCTTTGCCCCACGAAAAGGATGTTATCAAATTAATTGAGCAAACAATGAAATCTTTAGATGAAAAATCAATAATTTTGCTATACAATTCTCTATTGAAGGGCCTAGTTGATAATAGATCAGTTGAAAAAGCGTATCATTTGTTGAGGACAATGATAGGGGACAATACTAGTGCGCACCCTGAGGTGGAAAAATTTGTCCTGGATATGAATCAGGTTCATCCAGACTCAAATTCTTATAGTATAGTTATCAATGGTCTGTGCCAGACTGCTAATTTAGATATGGCTCTCAAGCTTTTCCATGATATGGAGCTAGCTGGGTGTAGAAGTGATCAACTTCTCTACAATAATCTGATTGACAGTTTTAGCAAGTCTGATAGATTAGAGGATTGCTATAGGCTTTTGAAAGATATGAAGGAGTCGGGACTTAAACCAACACATTTTACTCACAACTCTATTTTTGGGTGCTTATGTAGAAGAGAGGAAGTGGGGAAAGCCCTTACATTGCTGCGAGAGATGCGTGTTAGTGGGCACGAACCCTGGATTAAGCATTCAACTTTGCTAGTGAAAAAGTTATGCAGTAATGGAAAGGCAATAGAAGCATGCGATTTTCTTGATAAGATGGTTCTAGAAGGTTTTTTCCCTAATATGATAGCCTATTCTGCAGCTATAGATGGCCTTTTCAAGATCAAAGAAGTTGACAGAGCTTTGGAGCTATTCAAGGGCATTTGTGCTCGTGGATTTTGTCCTGATGTGATTGCCTATAACATTGTTCTGAAAGGCTTATTAAAGGCCGAAAGGGTGTTTGAAGCTGAAGATCTTCTCAGGGAGATGCTAAAGAAGGATCTTATTCCGTCAGTTGTCACCTACAACTTGCTAATAGATTCTTGGTGCAAAAGTGGTGAAATTGATCGAGCCATGGAATGTCATTCAAAAATGGACGGGAAAAGAAGGGAACCTAATATCATTACTTACACAACTTTAATAGATGGATTATGTAATGCCGGAAGGTCAGAAGATGCTATATTGCTATGGAATGAAATGGTAGGAAAAGGCTGCCTCCCAAACAACATTGCTTACATGGCTTTCATTAATGGAATTTGCAAGTGCGGTAGGCCAGATGAAGCTTTTATATTTTTTCAAGAGATGCTAGATAAGCAGATGACACCTGATCCCTTTATTTATGTTGCGTTGTTAGAAGCTTTCCTTTCCAACTCAGATGCACCATCAGCTATCGGGATCCTAGTAAAGATGGCTCAGGACAATAAGTTTCCAGAACCATTTGATAGGAACTGTGTTAGATTACGAGATGCAGTTTTTAAGTTGTCTAAAGATGCAAGAACTTCTTCTACTATCAATAATCTTCTTAAAGAAGGCACTATTCCTACATTTCTGAATAATACTGGTAATGGGAACTAGAGGTACAAGGCTGAAAGTCTACTTCCCAATTCAAAAAAGTTGTTTCGTGATTATCAGGCATAAGTTTTCACTGAACGGCTTTCCTCAACGTTTTTCGAGCAGGTTGGGGTTGCTTAATTAATGAAGCACATCTATTTGATTAGCTGTAATATTCTTTCATTCATCGTGGATATGGAACCCTTAGATGAGGTACATTTGTTATTTTAAGTTTTGTTAAATTTGAAACAGAAAAtctatttgtgtgtgtgtgtgtttcagTCCATTAGGTTGTAGAAGTAATTCATTGTTTGTTAAATTATCTCATCCAATTTTGACCCATGCTGGTGTGCAATCACATCAAGTAGTTCTGTATTTTTCTTTGATTAAAATCAACTACAAatagagaagaaagaagaaggaaaaCGATGCAAGGGCTCTAATACTTGCTCAATGAACTCAAACTATCATGTAGAAACATAAACCTGAATATAGGTCTGTCCATTAAATGCATTCAATGGATCATTGGCTAATCTTTCATGCTTTCTAGGTGGATTCCATAGTACAGGATGAAGATCTTTCACAGTTCCCTTTAGGAAGAcattcttttatttttttcattcCAGAGAACAATATTTTTTTCAATAAATAATCAAGTTTTTGATGCAGGATGCCCGTGGATTTGTCAACTTAAGATAAATAGTTGTCAACAACCTTGAAAGTTCCACAGGCAGCAAATCATCACAAAGAATGTCGTGAACAATTAAGACAAATTGCACGAGCAAACGAATCCTCGGGCTGATGGTACTATGTAGAAGCAATGATGTGCCTCGCCTAATGAAATTTACAGGTGACTTCAATCTCGAACTGTCCCGTTGTGTACATATTTACGATTTCTAGATTTATCCACGGCTCGTTTGTTACTTTATATTGTTTTCTGTCTATTatgatagtttgtaataaaatgggttaaatatcaaagtagTCACTGAAGTGAAGGCCGTATATCACTTCCTTCACTGATCTTGAtcttaacggggtatcattttgATCATTAAAGTCATATAAATATCAAATAGATAATTCAAAATATGtgatgaaaaaataaatatattcttTTGTTGAGTTACATACATTTGCCTTCAACGCAACTACAACCAAATGAATTATTGTAAATTctactattttagataatatatctagagtttaaaaaaattatttactatttattttaaattttacaGTTATTTTATCTTACTTAATTAAAACTAAATAGTAAATAAAGTTTTAAAATGTAGATATTttatctaaaatactagagtTCATACCTTTTCATTTGATATAGTAGCATTGAAGAAAAATGTGTATAACTTAACAAAATATAATATTTACTTTCTCGTCGCATTTATGGAGGTATCTATTTGATATTTATGTGACTTAAGTGATCAAAATGATATCCCGTTATATTGCTTTCACTTCAGTGACCGGTTTGATATTTAACCTAAGTAGTAGCGACTTAGAAAATGCTTCCTTTTAGCATGTCAAAAACTTGTAACCTTAAGATATGGGATAAAAAACATTATTTTTAGTCTAGCAATGTAGTACATATTGGATTTGGTCCACAAAGCTGATCCTTATTCACAGAAGCGCTTGAAGATTCAAATTCATTCGGGGAAATGGAGCTTATTTGTTCAAGATATGCCACAGCAAAAGTGAGAATTTAAGTGCCAGGGATGAAATGTTAACTGTTCATTACAATCTTTCTGAAAGCCTGAAGCAGGGACATCAGGTCAAGAAATTGTCTTCTGTTACATGTGCTACAATCTTGCCTAAGGCCCCCGATACCTGGCAATGGTATGCCAGGGACCTGTTTTACAACATACGGTTTCCCCACCATCAGATCGTCCAACCGACGGTCCTGATTTAAAAAATTTCATCCGTACCGCAGAAATATTCTGCAGTGCGGGCTATCTACCATTTTGCTCTCCCCTCCGTACCGCAGAATTATTGTGCCATATGTCCCTTTCAACCTAGACCCCCTTTCACTAACATTAACATTCTCGCTAAACTTGTGACTCATTTCACTAATTCTAAAACTATTATCCAACTAATTCAACCCCGACCAGGATAAAATATCCGAAGATAATTGTAGCTTCCTAGACTCCCAATCAGCAGCCGAAATCGCAAAATCATTGGGTTCAGAAAGTCCTAAACTCTCACAAATCACATCAAGCCCTCCATCAATTCGAAAACTAGTGCTTTGACTCCATTGATTTGCGCTTAAATAATC
This genomic interval from Apium graveolens cultivar Ventura chromosome 8, ASM990537v1, whole genome shotgun sequence contains the following:
- the LOC141679115 gene encoding putative pentatricopeptide repeat-containing protein At5g08310, mitochondrial; translation: MSIFRSSKNLIFFKHFNLKIQSLLLQSNQNFKISHTLFSSSSSSDSIYTNNNDITHKLIYAFTKQLHHTENQELAHLGPFLTPKIVESVLQSFKNWKIALEFFKWASNLSGYKHNAYTFNSMASILSGVRQNAQLKVLASELVNSGCYMSSGAMGFFIRCLGKVGLVEEAVLVFDKFKVSGLCVANSYSYNCLLEVMAKSCEDELMEMRLKEMNDRGWQPDKFTLTAVLQCYCNAKKFDKALEVYNVISKSGWLDSRVLSILVVSFSKWGKIDEAVETIEKMEQVDVRLNEKTFYVLIHGFVKEGKTDKALQLFDKMLNLGILPEFSLYDVLVGGLCKNKEFEKVLHLCRQMNELGISPDVQLLTKLLSSLPHEKDVIKLIEQTMKSLDEKSIILLYNSLLKGLVDNRSVEKAYHLLRTMIGDNTSAHPEVEKFVLDMNQVHPDSNSYSIVINGLCQTANLDMALKLFHDMELAGCRSDQLLYNNLIDSFSKSDRLEDCYRLLKDMKESGLKPTHFTHNSIFGCLCRREEVGKALTLLREMRVSGHEPWIKHSTLLVKKLCSNGKAIEACDFLDKMVLEGFFPNMIAYSAAIDGLFKIKEVDRALELFKGICARGFCPDVIAYNIVLKGLLKAERVFEAEDLLREMLKKDLIPSVVTYNLLIDSWCKSGEIDRAMECHSKMDGKRREPNIITYTTLIDGLCNAGRSEDAILLWNEMVGKGCLPNNIAYMAFINGICKCGRPDEAFIFFQEMLDKQMTPDPFIYVALLEAFLSNSDAPSAIGILVKMAQDNKFPEPFDRNCVRLRDAVFKLSKDARTSSTINNLLKEGTIPTFLNNTGWGCLINEAHLFD